The nucleotide window GTTATCAAGCTGAAGGGACATTAGGGAGAATACTTAAAGATGGGGCAAAAAAAGTAAAACTATTTGGAGAAGAAGTTGCAGTTAAAGCTGAAATCCATAGTATAGAAGGGTTTTCTGGTCACGCCGATCAAGGGGAAATTCTTGAATGGCTTAAAGGATTTAAGAAAAAACCGAAAAAAATATTTTTAGTCCATGGGGAACAAAAATCTGCCGCTACATTACAAAAATTAATAGAAGAAAAATATTCTATAAAAACTGTTATCCCTAATTTAGGTTGTACTTATGAAATGTCGGAAGATGTGTTAAGGCAGAATTCAGAAGAGCAAATCGATTTAATTAAGAAAAAAGAGTTAATTACCCAAGAGCTACAAGGGGTATACAACCAGTTTGAACATTTAGTTTGGAAAACTGATAAAATTTTAGATGAAAAACGATTAGAAAAAGATTATGAAAAATTGTATAACAAACTACTGGAAATTCAAAAGGAATTATTAGATTTGAATATGCTGTTAGGAAAATAGAAGGTAAAAAATTAAAGGAAGTGGCTTATGTGTACTATATTATTTGCTTATAAAGTTCATAGAAAGTATCCCTTTATCTTTTTAGGAAACAGAGATGAATTTAAAAATAGGGAGACAAAACCTTCACATTTTTGGCAAGATAACCCTAAAGTTTTAGCAGGAATAGATTTGCTAAAAGGGGGGACATGGACGGGAATTACTAAAGGAGGAAAGATTGCCTTTATCACAAATTATCGGGATTTTCGGGTAGAAAAAAAATCCCCTTTATCCCGGGGTGATTTAGTTCGCCAATATTTGATAGGAAGTGAAAATCCAAAGGAATATTTAGAACTTGTAAGAAATGAAGGGAAAAAACACAATCTATTTAATTTAGTAGTAGGTGACCAAAAAAGTTTTTATTACTATTCAAATGTCACAGATAAAATAATAGAAATTCAACGGGGCATTCACGGATTAAGTAATGCTTTATTAAATACACCTTGGCCAAAAGTAGTTAGGGGTAAAGAAGCCCTATCAACAATAATCAATGGTGAGTTTACAGTTGATCAACTATTTGAGATATTGGCTGATCAAACTATCCCCCCTGATAGGGACCTACCAG belongs to Anaerobranca californiensis DSM 14826 and includes:
- a CDS encoding NRDE family protein is translated as MCTILFAYKVHRKYPFIFLGNRDEFKNRETKPSHFWQDNPKVLAGIDLLKGGTWTGITKGGKIAFITNYRDFRVEKKSPLSRGDLVRQYLIGSENPKEYLELVRNEGKKHNLFNLVVGDQKSFYYYSNVTDKIIEIQRGIHGLSNALLNTPWPKVVRGKEALSTIINGEFTVDQLFEILADQTIPPDRDLPDTGTTLEIERMLSTIHIDTPSYGTRVKTVILIDQKGEVQFYEKFLSKDNFWELREYKFIMDSEGG